Proteins encoded together in one Prionailurus viverrinus isolate Anna chromosome B1, UM_Priviv_1.0, whole genome shotgun sequence window:
- the LOC125163335 gene encoding LOW QUALITY PROTEIN: MKI67 FHA domain-interacting nucleolar phosphoprotein-like (The sequence of the model RefSeq protein was modified relative to this genomic sequence to represent the inferred CDS: substituted 1 base at 1 genomic stop codon), which translates to MAVFAGPAKPFLSLNPQEEAKFQKEVAQSCRRATQRKEKEKLTPGVIYVGHLPPALYETQIRAYFSQFGTVTRFRLSRSKRTGNSKGYAFVEFASEDVAKIVGETMNNYLFGERLLKCHFIPPEKVHEELFREWHIPFKKPSYPAVKRYNQNRTLLQKPQMEERFKKKEKLLRKRSAKKGIDYDFPPLVLCKKKRSASDTGLQKSTNSQVLSKKKKKKAPCTPGTPEQTVDSQGPTPVCTPTFLEKXKSEVAKMNVDDKDNEIVFKQPVPGVKEETQQTQTPTRSRKKRRRKGNH; encoded by the coding sequence ATGGCGGTCTTTGCAGGCCCGGCTAAGCCATTTCTGTCGCTGAACCCGCAGGAGGAGGCCAAGTTTCAGAAGGAGGTGGCGCAGTCTTGCCGGCGCGCAACCCAgcgaaaggagaaagagaaacttacTCCTGGAGTAATCTATGTGGGCCACTTACCTCCAGCACTTTACGAAACCCAGATCCGAGCATATTTCTCCCAGTTTGGCACTGTTACGAGATTCAGACTGTCCAGAAGTAAACGGACTGGAAATAGTAAAGGCTACGCGTTTGTGGAGTTTGCGTCTGAAGATGTTGCCAAGATAGTTGGTGAAACAATGAACAACTACCTTTTTGGTGAAAGACTCTTGAAGTGTCATTTTATACCACCTGAAAAGGTACACGAAGAACTTTTCAGAGAGTGGCATATTCCATTTAAAAAGCCATCCTATCCAGCAGTGAAACGGTATAATCAGAATCGGACACTTCTTCAAAAGCCACAGATGGAGGAgcgatttaaaaagaaagaaaagttactcAGGAAGAGATCAGCCAAAAAAGGAATTGATTATGATTTTCCTCCACtggttttatgtaaaaaaaaaagaagtgcttcaGACACTGGTCTTCAGAAATCTACAAATAGCCAGGTCttatcaaagaaaaagaagaaaaaagctccGTGCACTCCTGGCACCCCTGAGCAGACTGTGGATAGCCAGGGCCCCACACCAGTTTGCACACCAACATTTTTGGAGAAGTGAAAATCggaagtggctaaaatgaatgtTGACGATAAAGATAACGAAATAGTTTTCAAACAGCCTGTACCTGGtgtaaaagaagaaacacagcAGACTCAAACACCTACACGCTCAAGGAAAAAAAGACGAAGAAAAGGCAATCACTGA